A stretch of the Aegilops tauschii subsp. strangulata cultivar AL8/78 chromosome 4, Aet v6.0, whole genome shotgun sequence genome encodes the following:
- the LOC109757546 gene encoding RNA-binding KH domain-containing protein RCF3 isoform X1, with translation MVGPGHRNSHGKRQSDYAENGGVKRRNPGDDTYAPGPDDTVYRYLCTSRKIGSIIGRGGEIAKQLRSDTQAKIRIGESVPNCDDRVITIFSSSRETNTIEDTEDKVCAAQDALFRVHEKLATDDGPVNEENEEGLGQVTVRLLVPSDQIGCIIGKGGHIIQGIRSDTGSQIRVLSNEHLPACATSGDELLLIIGDPIVVRKALLQVSSRLHGNPSRSQHLLASGLTQPFPAGSRLGSSSTAPVVGITPMVGPYGRYKGDMVGDWPSIYQPRREVSSAKEFTLRLLCAAANVGGVIGKGGGIIKQIRQESGAFIKVDSSSAEGDCIITVSAKEFFEDPVSPTIDATVRLQPRCSEKIDAESGEPSYTTRLLVSTSRIGCLIGKGGSIITEIRRTSRANIRIISKEDVPKVASDDEEMVQISGDLDVARHALVQITTRLKANFFEREETISLLGTIIHILVDIVHQTMCFLLTVMQIMAAPRYTEAAMVLTVVVLAAAGYLALPIFHLENAMAIKMQVVESNRKVQEHTQFLELETGRCRHALHWSSKHFQFVYWK, from the exons ATGGTCGGGCCTGGGCACCGGAACAGTCATGGAAAGCGGCAGTCTGATTATGCTGAAAATGGAGGTGTCAAGAGAAGAAATCCTGGTGATGATACATATGCTCCTGGTCCAGATGACACTGTCTATCGCTACCTTTGCACGTCTAGGAAAATAGGGAGTATAATTGGGAGGGGTGGAGAAATTGCCAAGCAGCTGAGGAGCGATACTCAAGCTAAGATTAGGATTGGTGAGAGTGTCCCTAACTGCGATGACCGAGTCATAACAATATTTAGCTCAAGCAGGGAGACTAATACCATTGAAGATACTGAAGATAAGGTTTGCGCTGCTCAAGATGCTCTCTTTAGGGTTCATGAGAAGCTTGCCACAGATGATGGTCCTGTGAACGAAGAAAATGAAGAGGGTTTAGGTCAAGTTACTGTTCGGTTGCTTGTGCCATCTGATCAGATTGGATGCATTATTGGAAAAGGTGGGCATATCATCCAGGGAATCCGCAGCGACACTGGTTCACAAATACGTGTTCTCAGTAATGAACACCTTCCTGCATGTGCTACTAGTGGTGATGAACTTCTCCTG ATAATTGGGGATCCGATTGTAGTTAGAAAAGCTCTTCTCCAAGTGTCATCTCGCCTCCATGGCAACCCATCCAGGTCACAGCATCTCCTTGCGTCCGGCTTAACCCAACCTTTTCCAGCGGGCTCCCGCCTTGGTAGTTCCTCTACTGCACCAGTTGTAGGGATTACTCCTATGGTTGGTCCTTATGGACGATACAAAGGTGATATGGTGGGAGATTGGCCTTCTATATACCAACCACGGAGGGAGGTGAGCTCTGCAAAAGAGTTTACCCTGCGTCTGCTTTGTGCTGCGGCGAATGTCGGAGGTGTAATTGGAAAAGGAGGTGGAATTATCAAACAGATTAGGCAAGAATCTGGAGCTTTTATCAAAGTGGATAGTTCGAGTGCTGAAGGTGACTGCATAATTACAGTTTCGGCAAAGGAG TTCTTTGAAGATCCTGTCTCTCCAACAATTGATGCTACAGTCCGTTTACAGCCAAGATGCAGTGAGAAAATTGATGCAGAATCGGGGGAGCCATCATATACTACACGTTTGTTGGTGTCGACATCACGGATAGGGTGCCTGATCGGCAAAGGTGGTTCAATCATTACGGAGATACGAAGAACATCGAGAGCAAACATACGGATCATTTCGAAGGAGGATGTTCCAAAAGTAGCATCGGACGACGAAGAGATGGTCCAG ATCAGCGGAGATCTTGATGTTGCAAGGCATGCTCTTGTGCAAATAACTACAAGGCTGAAAGCCAACTTCTTTGAAAGAGAAG AGACAATAAGTCTGCTGGGCACGATTATCCATATTCTAGTGGATATCGTGCATCAGACGATGTGCTTCCTGTTGACCGTTATGCAAATTATGGCAGCTCCCAG GTATACGGAGGCGGCTATGGTGCTTACAGTGGTGGTTCTGGCAGCAGCGG GTTATCTGGCTCTACCTATCTTTCATCTGGAAAACGCTATGGCTATTAAAATGCAGGTTGTCGAATCCAACAG GAAGGTGCAGGAGCATACACAATTCCTGGAGCTAGAGACAGGCCGTTGCCGACATGCTTTGCATTGGTCAAGTAAACATTTCCAGTTTGTTTATTGGAAATAG
- the LOC109757546 gene encoding RNA-binding KH domain-containing protein RCF3 isoform X3: MVGPGHRNSHGKRQSDYAENGGVKRRNPGDDTYAPGPDDTVYRYLCTSRKIGSIIGRGGEIAKQLRSDTQAKIRIGESVPNCDDRVITIFSSSRETNTIEDTEDKVCAAQDALFRVHEKLATDDGPVNEENEEGLGQVTVRLLVPSDQIGCIIGKGGHIIQGIRSDTGSQIRVLSNEHLPACATSGDELLLIIGDPIVVRKALLQVSSRLHGNPSRSQHLLASGLTQPFPAGSRLGSSSTAPVVGITPMVGPYGRYKGDMVGDWPSIYQPRREVSSAKEFTLRLLCAAANVGGVIGKGGGIIKQIRQESGAFIKVDSSSAEGDCIITVSAKEFFEDPVSPTIDATVRLQPRCSEKIDAESGEPSYTTRLLVSTSRIGCLIGKGGSIITEIRRTSRANIRIISKEDVPKVASDDEEMVQISGDLDVARHALVQITTRLKANFFEREETISLLGTIIHILVDIVHQTMCFLLTVMQIMAAPRYTEAAMVLTVVVLAAAGYLALPIFHLENAMAIKMQVVESNSSLPMNLSVSHLHPCPILY; the protein is encoded by the exons ATGGTCGGGCCTGGGCACCGGAACAGTCATGGAAAGCGGCAGTCTGATTATGCTGAAAATGGAGGTGTCAAGAGAAGAAATCCTGGTGATGATACATATGCTCCTGGTCCAGATGACACTGTCTATCGCTACCTTTGCACGTCTAGGAAAATAGGGAGTATAATTGGGAGGGGTGGAGAAATTGCCAAGCAGCTGAGGAGCGATACTCAAGCTAAGATTAGGATTGGTGAGAGTGTCCCTAACTGCGATGACCGAGTCATAACAATATTTAGCTCAAGCAGGGAGACTAATACCATTGAAGATACTGAAGATAAGGTTTGCGCTGCTCAAGATGCTCTCTTTAGGGTTCATGAGAAGCTTGCCACAGATGATGGTCCTGTGAACGAAGAAAATGAAGAGGGTTTAGGTCAAGTTACTGTTCGGTTGCTTGTGCCATCTGATCAGATTGGATGCATTATTGGAAAAGGTGGGCATATCATCCAGGGAATCCGCAGCGACACTGGTTCACAAATACGTGTTCTCAGTAATGAACACCTTCCTGCATGTGCTACTAGTGGTGATGAACTTCTCCTG ATAATTGGGGATCCGATTGTAGTTAGAAAAGCTCTTCTCCAAGTGTCATCTCGCCTCCATGGCAACCCATCCAGGTCACAGCATCTCCTTGCGTCCGGCTTAACCCAACCTTTTCCAGCGGGCTCCCGCCTTGGTAGTTCCTCTACTGCACCAGTTGTAGGGATTACTCCTATGGTTGGTCCTTATGGACGATACAAAGGTGATATGGTGGGAGATTGGCCTTCTATATACCAACCACGGAGGGAGGTGAGCTCTGCAAAAGAGTTTACCCTGCGTCTGCTTTGTGCTGCGGCGAATGTCGGAGGTGTAATTGGAAAAGGAGGTGGAATTATCAAACAGATTAGGCAAGAATCTGGAGCTTTTATCAAAGTGGATAGTTCGAGTGCTGAAGGTGACTGCATAATTACAGTTTCGGCAAAGGAG TTCTTTGAAGATCCTGTCTCTCCAACAATTGATGCTACAGTCCGTTTACAGCCAAGATGCAGTGAGAAAATTGATGCAGAATCGGGGGAGCCATCATATACTACACGTTTGTTGGTGTCGACATCACGGATAGGGTGCCTGATCGGCAAAGGTGGTTCAATCATTACGGAGATACGAAGAACATCGAGAGCAAACATACGGATCATTTCGAAGGAGGATGTTCCAAAAGTAGCATCGGACGACGAAGAGATGGTCCAG ATCAGCGGAGATCTTGATGTTGCAAGGCATGCTCTTGTGCAAATAACTACAAGGCTGAAAGCCAACTTCTTTGAAAGAGAAG AGACAATAAGTCTGCTGGGCACGATTATCCATATTCTAGTGGATATCGTGCATCAGACGATGTGCTTCCTGTTGACCGTTATGCAAATTATGGCAGCTCCCAG GTATACGGAGGCGGCTATGGTGCTTACAGTGGTGGTTCTGGCAGCAGCGG GTTATCTGGCTCTACCTATCTTTCATCTGGAAAACGCTATGGCTATTAAAATGCAGGTTGTCGAATCCAACAG CTCTCTTCCGATGAACCTGTCCGTTTCACATTTGCACCCCTGCCCAATCCTTTACTGA
- the LOC109757546 gene encoding RNA-binding KH domain-containing protein RCF3 isoform X4, translated as MVGPGHRNSHGKRQSDYAENGGVKRRNPGDDTYAPGPDDTVYRYLCTSRKIGSIIGRGGEIAKQLRSDTQAKIRIGESVPNCDDRVITIFSSSRETNTIEDTEDKVCAAQDALFRVHEKLATDDGPVNEENEEGLGQVTVRLLVPSDQIGCIIGKGGHIIQGIRSDTGSQIRVLSNEHLPACATSGDELLLIIGDPIVVRKALLQVSSRLHGNPSRSQHLLASGLTQPFPAGSRLGSSSTAPVVGITPMVGPYGRYKGDMVGDWPSIYQPRREVSSAKEFTLRLLCAAANVGGVIGKGGGIIKQIRQESGAFIKVDSSSAEGDCIITVSAKEFFEDPVSPTIDATVRLQPRCSEKIDAESGEPSYTTRLLVSTSRIGCLIGKGGSIITEIRRTSRANIRIISKEDVPKVASDDEEMVQISGDLDVARHALVQITTRLKANFFEREETISLLGTIIHILVDIVHQTMCFLLTVMQIMAAPRYTEAAMVLTVVVLAAAGYLALPIFHLENAMAIKMQVVESNSSALFR; from the exons ATGGTCGGGCCTGGGCACCGGAACAGTCATGGAAAGCGGCAGTCTGATTATGCTGAAAATGGAGGTGTCAAGAGAAGAAATCCTGGTGATGATACATATGCTCCTGGTCCAGATGACACTGTCTATCGCTACCTTTGCACGTCTAGGAAAATAGGGAGTATAATTGGGAGGGGTGGAGAAATTGCCAAGCAGCTGAGGAGCGATACTCAAGCTAAGATTAGGATTGGTGAGAGTGTCCCTAACTGCGATGACCGAGTCATAACAATATTTAGCTCAAGCAGGGAGACTAATACCATTGAAGATACTGAAGATAAGGTTTGCGCTGCTCAAGATGCTCTCTTTAGGGTTCATGAGAAGCTTGCCACAGATGATGGTCCTGTGAACGAAGAAAATGAAGAGGGTTTAGGTCAAGTTACTGTTCGGTTGCTTGTGCCATCTGATCAGATTGGATGCATTATTGGAAAAGGTGGGCATATCATCCAGGGAATCCGCAGCGACACTGGTTCACAAATACGTGTTCTCAGTAATGAACACCTTCCTGCATGTGCTACTAGTGGTGATGAACTTCTCCTG ATAATTGGGGATCCGATTGTAGTTAGAAAAGCTCTTCTCCAAGTGTCATCTCGCCTCCATGGCAACCCATCCAGGTCACAGCATCTCCTTGCGTCCGGCTTAACCCAACCTTTTCCAGCGGGCTCCCGCCTTGGTAGTTCCTCTACTGCACCAGTTGTAGGGATTACTCCTATGGTTGGTCCTTATGGACGATACAAAGGTGATATGGTGGGAGATTGGCCTTCTATATACCAACCACGGAGGGAGGTGAGCTCTGCAAAAGAGTTTACCCTGCGTCTGCTTTGTGCTGCGGCGAATGTCGGAGGTGTAATTGGAAAAGGAGGTGGAATTATCAAACAGATTAGGCAAGAATCTGGAGCTTTTATCAAAGTGGATAGTTCGAGTGCTGAAGGTGACTGCATAATTACAGTTTCGGCAAAGGAG TTCTTTGAAGATCCTGTCTCTCCAACAATTGATGCTACAGTCCGTTTACAGCCAAGATGCAGTGAGAAAATTGATGCAGAATCGGGGGAGCCATCATATACTACACGTTTGTTGGTGTCGACATCACGGATAGGGTGCCTGATCGGCAAAGGTGGTTCAATCATTACGGAGATACGAAGAACATCGAGAGCAAACATACGGATCATTTCGAAGGAGGATGTTCCAAAAGTAGCATCGGACGACGAAGAGATGGTCCAG ATCAGCGGAGATCTTGATGTTGCAAGGCATGCTCTTGTGCAAATAACTACAAGGCTGAAAGCCAACTTCTTTGAAAGAGAAG AGACAATAAGTCTGCTGGGCACGATTATCCATATTCTAGTGGATATCGTGCATCAGACGATGTGCTTCCTGTTGACCGTTATGCAAATTATGGCAGCTCCCAG GTATACGGAGGCGGCTATGGTGCTTACAGTGGTGGTTCTGGCAGCAGCGG GTTATCTGGCTCTACCTATCTTTCATCTGGAAAACGCTATGGCTATTAAAATGCAGGTTGTCGAATCCAACAG CTCAGCTCTCTTCCGATGA
- the LOC109757546 gene encoding RNA-binding KH domain-containing protein RCF3 isoform X2 yields the protein MVGPGHRNSHGKRQSDYAENGGVKRRNPGDDTYAPGPDDTVYRYLCTSRKIGSIIGRGGEIAKQLRSDTQAKIRIGESVPNCDDRVITIFSSSRETNTIEDTEDKVCAAQDALFRVHEKLATDDGPVNEENEEGLGQVTVRLLVPSDQIGCIIGKGGHIIQGIRSDTGSQIRVLSNEHLPACATSGDELLLIIGDPIVVRKALLQVSSRLHGNPSRSQHLLASGLTQPFPAGSRLGSSSTAPVVGITPMVGPYGRYKGDMVGDWPSIYQPRREVSSAKEFTLRLLCAAANVGGVIGKGGGIIKQIRQESGAFIKVDSSSAEGDCIITVSAKEFFEDPVSPTIDATVRLQPRCSEKIDAESGEPSYTTRLLVSTSRIGCLIGKGGSIITEIRRTSRANIRIISKEDVPKVASDDEEMVQISGDLDVARHALVQITTRLKANFFEREGALSGFPPVIPYHPLPASVSDEPKYLSRDNKSAGHDYPYSSGYRASDDVLPVDRYANYGSSQVYGGGYGAYSGGSGSSGLSGSTYLSSGKRYGY from the exons ATGGTCGGGCCTGGGCACCGGAACAGTCATGGAAAGCGGCAGTCTGATTATGCTGAAAATGGAGGTGTCAAGAGAAGAAATCCTGGTGATGATACATATGCTCCTGGTCCAGATGACACTGTCTATCGCTACCTTTGCACGTCTAGGAAAATAGGGAGTATAATTGGGAGGGGTGGAGAAATTGCCAAGCAGCTGAGGAGCGATACTCAAGCTAAGATTAGGATTGGTGAGAGTGTCCCTAACTGCGATGACCGAGTCATAACAATATTTAGCTCAAGCAGGGAGACTAATACCATTGAAGATACTGAAGATAAGGTTTGCGCTGCTCAAGATGCTCTCTTTAGGGTTCATGAGAAGCTTGCCACAGATGATGGTCCTGTGAACGAAGAAAATGAAGAGGGTTTAGGTCAAGTTACTGTTCGGTTGCTTGTGCCATCTGATCAGATTGGATGCATTATTGGAAAAGGTGGGCATATCATCCAGGGAATCCGCAGCGACACTGGTTCACAAATACGTGTTCTCAGTAATGAACACCTTCCTGCATGTGCTACTAGTGGTGATGAACTTCTCCTG ATAATTGGGGATCCGATTGTAGTTAGAAAAGCTCTTCTCCAAGTGTCATCTCGCCTCCATGGCAACCCATCCAGGTCACAGCATCTCCTTGCGTCCGGCTTAACCCAACCTTTTCCAGCGGGCTCCCGCCTTGGTAGTTCCTCTACTGCACCAGTTGTAGGGATTACTCCTATGGTTGGTCCTTATGGACGATACAAAGGTGATATGGTGGGAGATTGGCCTTCTATATACCAACCACGGAGGGAGGTGAGCTCTGCAAAAGAGTTTACCCTGCGTCTGCTTTGTGCTGCGGCGAATGTCGGAGGTGTAATTGGAAAAGGAGGTGGAATTATCAAACAGATTAGGCAAGAATCTGGAGCTTTTATCAAAGTGGATAGTTCGAGTGCTGAAGGTGACTGCATAATTACAGTTTCGGCAAAGGAG TTCTTTGAAGATCCTGTCTCTCCAACAATTGATGCTACAGTCCGTTTACAGCCAAGATGCAGTGAGAAAATTGATGCAGAATCGGGGGAGCCATCATATACTACACGTTTGTTGGTGTCGACATCACGGATAGGGTGCCTGATCGGCAAAGGTGGTTCAATCATTACGGAGATACGAAGAACATCGAGAGCAAACATACGGATCATTTCGAAGGAGGATGTTCCAAAAGTAGCATCGGACGACGAAGAGATGGTCCAG ATCAGCGGAGATCTTGATGTTGCAAGGCATGCTCTTGTGCAAATAACTACAAGGCTGAAAGCCAACTTCTTTGAAAGAGAAGGTGCTTTATCAGGTTTTCCACCTGTGATCCCATATCACCCTTTGCCTGCTAGCGTGTCTGATGAGCCAAAGTATCTAAGCAGAGACAATAAGTCTGCTGGGCACGATTATCCATATTCTAGTGGATATCGTGCATCAGACGATGTGCTTCCTGTTGACCGTTATGCAAATTATGGCAGCTCCCAG GTATACGGAGGCGGCTATGGTGCTTACAGTGGTGGTTCTGGCAGCAGCGG GTTATCTGGCTCTACCTATCTTTCATCTGGAAAACGCTATGGCTATTAA